From a single Peromyscus maniculatus bairdii isolate BWxNUB_F1_BW_parent chromosome 4, HU_Pman_BW_mat_3.1, whole genome shotgun sequence genomic region:
- the Olfm1 gene encoding noelin isoform X3, producing the protein MSVPLLKIGVVLSTMAMITNWMSQTLPSLVGLNTTRLSAASGGTLDRSTGVLPTNPEESWQVYSSAQDSEGRCICTVVAPQQTMCSRDARTKQLRQLLEKVQNMSQSIEVLDRRTQRDLQYVEKMENQMKGLESKFKQVEESHKQHLARQFKG; encoded by the exons ATGTCGGTGCCGCTGCTGAAGATCGGGGTCGTGCTAAGCACCATGGCCATGATCACCAACTGGATGTCCCAGACCCTGCCCTCGCTGGTGGGCCTCAACACCACCCGGCTCTCGGCCGCCAGCGGCGGGACGCTGGACCGCAGCACCGGC GTGTTGCCCACCAACCCCGAGGAGAGCTGGCAGGTGTACAGCTCTGCCCAGGACAGTGAGGGCAGGTGTATCTGCACGGTGGTCGCCCCCCAGCAGACCATGTGTTCACGGGATGCCCGCACAAAACAGCTGAGGCAGCTACTGGAGAAG GTGCAAAACATGTCTCAATCCATAGAAGTCTTGGACAGGCGGACTCAGAGAGACCTGCAATACGTGGAGAAGATGGAGAATCAAATGAAAGGACTGGAGTCCAAGTTCAAGCAGGTGGAGGAGAGCCATAAGCAACATCTGGCCAGGCAGTTCAAG GGCTAA